In the Quercus lobata isolate SW786 chromosome 5, ValleyOak3.0 Primary Assembly, whole genome shotgun sequence genome, one interval contains:
- the LOC115991956 gene encoding uncharacterized protein LOC115991956 has protein sequence MSEGGKEMIQDQIKLYKELHAKDKDEGSWVIMEAGHDNNDDSNMESSTSSLEDSRISSGSTSSSDMVDDASSSTSYSLSSSHSSGPLYEFSELMAQLPIKRGLSKYFQGKSQSFTSLSRVMSIEDLAKKETPYRRKMKSCKSYGGGLDAQKPYTLPKATIYKKSRGSLSSLSLSGRRGSFLSISRPPPIPVQKNI, from the exons ATGAGTGAAGGTGGAAAAGAAATGATTCAAGATCAAATTAAGCTATACAAAGAGCTTCATGCCAAAGATAAAGATGAAGGCAGCTGGGTGATCATGGAAGCTGGTCATGATAATAATGATGATAGTAATATGGAATCATCAACATCCTCCCTTGAAGACTCAAGGATTTCTAGTGGATCAACATCATCATCAGACATGGTGGATGATGCATCTTCCTCAACTTCATATTCTCTATCCTCCTCACATTCTAGTGGACCTTTGTATGAATTTTCAGAACTCATGGCCCAATTACCCATCAA GAGAGGACTCTCCAAGTACTTTCAAGGCAAGTCTCAGTCTTTTACATCTCTCTCAAGGGTTATGAGCATAGAAGACCTTGCAAAAAAGGAAACTCCTTAtagaaggaaaatgaaatcaTGCAAGAGCTATGGAGGAGGATTGGATGCCCAGAAACCATACACCCTTCCCAAGGCTACCATCTATAAGAAGAGTAGAGGTTCTTTGTCATCTTTATCTTTATCCGGTAGAAGAGGAAGTTTCTTAAGTATTAGTAGGCCCCCTCCAATTCCTGTACAGAAGAATATTTAA
- the LOC115992680 gene encoding uncharacterized protein LOC115992680 has translation MVKEMNDPDKDVSSSTLIKASVIPRASATDENDQSHQQMGPNSPNPKKLTQKHYMSPTISAASKAIIPKKKILAERNEASESIFSEPVVQKTPNLESKTTSSNPLTEKSDIASPQGFEPNGNGNEENVVADGSLRPYDPLTNYLSPRPKFLRYKPNRRQEILHRLENEIPEGKDGLSSTSGSSESQKVSDEESDSGSGHGSLISSTQEGSRQQEHEEIEESDEENEEVEEEKVWSVKRVLESLFWFVLLVISTLYISSMNSPEPSPSLQSFEGPKYGYCEIQNRTLEAFMAKKVESGSNIWDQRDELQMALDQVSQKSDDEWIKEEKMVQDVKMGGVDIVEEFGEVIKLEGGESEAIEVDEDGMKGVVGELGEVLDLHTEDIEANFDHQRMFASEISGQIDENSELQNAGNIEKFEAFQDYKAPSLSDGVDHQIMESDIANVLEEENDVWVKEAEEVVNEKAGDEEMVERKMEGMENVTIKAGEVINNGDTDTEILNFEVEEELEEGLKKQLETDSLLKLVIGVSVFSMIVAFLVLGFHFKRKKALRKDSSLIAKPCSEALIVEKEKKDSSLIPIQTNKATRKDSFIVKPCTESGMGDKCSSELPNREELHTERVDSFRSHPSFHPMEEVPKHDYESRAPSVELLGEFEVGEVSSSLRSSGVKNRRMEIEESSKYSVSTEKKSGSKAHPIPVQSQSTFSEFSTGESHSYGRFTAERKIVKEGRDGEVQEVTTPVRRSSRIRNRSVMSP, from the exons ATGGTGAAAGAAATGAACGATCCTGATAAGGATGTATCATCATCAACGCTAATCAAAGCCTCTGTAATTCCAAGAGCCTCGGCAACAG ATGAGAACGATCAAAGCCATCAACAAATGGGTCCTAACTCGCCAAACCCAAAGAAATTAACCCAAAAGCATTACATGTCCCCAACCATATCTGCAGCATCCAAGGCCataatcccaaaaaagaaaatcttagcTGAAAGGAATGAAGCCTCAGAATCTATTTTCTCGGAACCCGTTGTCCAAAAGACCCCAAATCTTGAATCAAAAACCACTTCTTCAAACCCGCTAACGGAAAAATCTGATATAGCTTCACCTCAGGGTTTTGAACCCAATGGCAATGGCAATGAGGAGAATGTTGTTGCTGATGGTTCTTTGAGGCCTTATGACCCATTAACGAATTATCTTTCTCCAAGGCCTAAGTTTCTCCGGTACAAGCCAAATAGGCGTCAAGAGATTCTCCATCGCCTAGAAAATGAAATTCCAGAAGGAAAAGATGGGCTAAGTAGTACAAGTGGTTCTTCTGAATCCCAGAAAGTCAGTGATGAAGAATCTGACTCGGGTAGCGGTCATGGCTCTTTGATTTCTTCTACTCAAGAAGGTTCCAGACAACAAGAACATGAAGAAATTGAGGAAAGTGATGAGGAAAATGAGGAGGTAGAGGAGGAGAAAGTCTGGAGTGTGAAAAGAGTGTTGGAAtctttgttttggtttgtgCTTTTGGTGATTTCTACCTTATATATATCTTCCATGAATTCTCCAGAACCTTCACCTAGTTTACAATCTTTTGAGGGCCCTAAATATGGGTACTGTGAGATTCAGAACCGTACATTGGAAGCTTTCATGGCTAAGAAAGTTGAAAGTGGAAGTAACATCTGGGATCAAAGAGACGAATTGCAAATGGCTTTGGATCAAGTAAGCCAGAAATCTGATGATGAGTGgataaaggaagaaaaaatggtTCAAGATGTTAAAATGGGAGGAGTGGACATTGTTGAGGAGTTTGGTGAAGTGATCAAGTTAGAGGGTGGAGAAAGTGAAGCTATAGAGGTGGATGAAGATGGAATGAAGGGAGTGGTTGGTGAGTTGGGTGAGGTGTTAGATCTACACACTGAAGATATTGAAGCTAATTTTGATCATCAAAGGATGTTTGCAAGCGAGATTTCTGGTCAGATAGATGAGAATTCTGAATTGCAGAATGCTGGAAATATAGAAAAGTTTGAAGCTTTCCAGGATTATAAGGCCCCATCCTTGTCTGATGGGGTGGATCACCAAATCATGGAGTCTGATATCGCAAATgttcttgaagaagaaaatgatgtttGGGTGAAGGAAGCTGAAGAAGTTGTCAATGAGAAAGCTGGAGATGAAGAAATGGTTGAAAGAaaaatggagggaatggaaaatGTCACAATCAAGGCTGGTGAAGTAATCAACAATGGTGATACAGACActgaaattctcaattttgagGTGGAGGAAGAATTGGAGGAGGGGCTAAAGAAGCAATTGGAAACTGATTCATTACTGAAACTGGTTATTGGGGTTTCAGTATTTTCTATGATTGTTGCCTTTTTGGTCTTGGGTTTTCACTTTAAGCGTAAGAAAGCTTTGAGGAAGGATTCTTCTCTAATAGCAAAGCCTTGTTCTGAAGCTTTGATAGtagagaaggagaaaaaggatTCTTCTTTGATACCAATACAGACGAACAAAGCTACCAGAAAGGATTCTTTCATTGTAAAGCCTTGTACTGAATCCGGCATGGGAGACAAATGTAGCTCAGAGCTTCCCAATAGGGAAGAGCTGCACACTGAACGTGTTGACTCTTTTAGGAGTCATCCATCTTTTCATCCAATGGAGGAAGTTCCCAAACACGATTATGAAAGCCGAGCACCATCAGTTGAGTTGCTTGGTGAGTTTGAGGTTGGAGAAGTAAGCAGCTCTCTGAGGAGCAGTGGTGTGAAAAACAGGAGGATGGAAATTGAAGAGAGCAGCAAGTATTCTGTTTCCACAGAGAAGAAGTCAGGGAGCAAGGCTCATCCAATTCCTGTTCAGTCCCAGTCGACCTTTTCAGAGTTCTCTACCGGAGAATCTCATTCATATGGAAGATTTACTGCTGAGAGGAAGATAGTGAAG GAGGGCAGAGATGGAGAAGTGCAGGAAGTTACAACTCCAGTGAGGCGATCAAGCAGAATCCGAAATCGCTCAGTCATGTCTCCATGA
- the LOC115992140 gene encoding protein IQ-DOMAIN 14-like, whose product MGKAARWFKGFLGMKKEKNLVENSGPISVEKKEKKRWSFGKSVKDSRTVGQSPVSNAANMPATDAAWLRSYIAETEKEQNKHAIAVAAATAAAADAAVAAAQAAVAVVRLTSHGRGTMFGGGRERWGAVKIQTVFRGYLARKALRALKGLVKLQALVRGYLVRKRATATLHSMQALIRAQTAVRSQRARRSLNKENRFHPEIRPRMSVERFDETRSEFHSKRLSASYEASMNAFDDSPKIVEIDTYKPRSRSRRINVLSECGEDLPYQTISSPFPCPIPPRISIPDCRNLQDFEWYFTGEECKFPTAQSTPRFGNSLQSNAPTTPAKSVCGDSFFRSYLNHPNYMASTQSFKAKLRSHSAPKQRPEPGQKKRLSLNEILAARNSISSVRMQRSPSLVEEEDF is encoded by the exons ATGGGAAAAGCTGCAAGGTGGTTTAAGGGCTTTTTGGGgatgaagaaggagaagaatcTTGTGGAGAATTCAGGTCCAATTTCTgtggagaagaaagagaagaaaaggtgGAGTTTTGGCAAGTCAGTAAAGGACTCCAGAACAGTTGGTCAATCTCCAGTGAGCAATGCAGCTAATATGCCAGCCACTGATGCTGCTTGGCTCAGATCCTACATTGCTGAGACAGAGAAGGAGCAGAACAAGCACGCAATTGCGGTGGCTGCTGCCACGGcagctgctgctgatgctgccGTGGCTGCAGCGCAAGCGGCGGTGGCGGTTGTGAGGCTGACAAGCCATGGGAGGGGAACTATGTTTGGTGGTGGGAGGGAGAGGTGGGGTGCTGTGAAGATTCAGACTGTTTTTAGAGGCTATTTG GCCCGAAAAGCACTTCGAGCGCTAAAAGGACTGGTTAAGTTACAAGCTCTTGTTAGAGGCTATCTTGTCCGAAAACGGGCTACTGCAACTCTTCATAGTATGCAAGCTCTTATAAGAGCACAGACTGCTGTTCGATCACAGCGTGCTCGTCGTTCTCTCAACAAAGAGAACAGATTTCATCCTGAGATTCGACCAAGAATGTCCGTG GAAAGATTTGATGAAACAAGAAGTGAATTTCATAGTAAGAGGCTGTCTGCATCTTATGAAGCTTCAATGAATGCCTTTGATGATAGCCCAAAAATTGTCGAAATTGATACATACAAACCCAGATCAAGGTCTAGACGAATCAACGTGTTATCTGAATGTGGTGAAGACCTGCCTTATCAAACGATCTCATCGCCTTTCCCATGTCCAATTCCTCCTCGTATATCCATACCTGATTGCCGAAACCTTCAAGACTTTGAATGGTACTTCACTGGTGAAGAATGTAAGTTCCCTACTGCTCAGAGCACTCCAAGGTTTGGTAATTCATTGCAGTCCAATGCCCCAACTACACCGGCCAAGAGCGTTTGTGGAGACAGCTTCTTTAGGTCTTACTTGAACCACCCTAACTATATGGCAAGCACACAATCTTTTAAGGCCAAGTTGAGGTCTCACAGTGCCCCGAAGCAAAGACCAGAACCAGGGCAAAAGAAGAGGCTCTCACTGAATGAAATTCTGGCAGCAAGAAATAGCATCAGCAGTGTTAGAATGCAGCGGTCTCCTTCCctagttgaagaagaagatttttga